A stretch of the Enterobacter mori genome encodes the following:
- the degQ gene encoding serine endoprotease DegQ → MKKKNQLLSALALSVGLSLSASFPAHAALPSQVPGQAAIPSLAPMLEKVLPAVVSVQVEGTARQSQRVPEELKKYFGDESPDQQAQPFEGLGSGVIIDAAKGYILTNNHVISQADKISVQLNDGREFDAKLIGGDDQSDIALLQILKPSNLTQIAIADSDTLRVGDFAVAVGNPFGLGQTATSGIVSALGRSGLNLEGLENFIQTDASINRGNSGGALLNLNGELIGINTAILAPGGGSIGIGFAIPSNMAKTLSQQLIQFGEVKRGLLGIKGMEMSADIAKAFNVNVQRGAFVSEVLPNSGSAKAGVKSGDVIVSLNDKPLNSFAELRSRIATTEPGAKVKLGLIRDGKPLDVEVTLDKSTSSSASAELIAPALQGATLSDGQLKDGTKGITIDTVEKSSPAAQAGLHQDDVIIGVNRTRVQSIAEMRKVLESKPTVIALQVMRGKETIYILLR, encoded by the coding sequence ATGAAGAAAAAAAACCAGCTGTTGAGCGCTTTAGCGTTAAGTGTCGGGTTATCTCTCTCGGCGTCCTTCCCTGCCCACGCGGCACTGCCTTCGCAGGTGCCGGGACAGGCAGCCATTCCTAGCCTCGCGCCGATGCTGGAAAAAGTGCTGCCCGCCGTGGTCAGCGTCCAGGTCGAAGGCACCGCGCGGCAAAGCCAGCGCGTGCCGGAAGAACTGAAGAAATATTTCGGTGATGAATCTCCCGACCAGCAGGCGCAGCCATTTGAAGGACTGGGCTCTGGGGTGATCATTGATGCGGCCAAGGGCTATATCCTGACCAACAACCATGTGATCAGTCAGGCGGATAAAATCAGCGTCCAGCTCAATGATGGACGCGAATTTGACGCCAAACTGATCGGCGGCGATGACCAGAGCGATATTGCGCTTCTGCAGATCCTAAAACCCAGCAACCTGACACAGATTGCCATTGCGGACTCCGACACGCTGCGCGTGGGCGATTTTGCCGTCGCCGTTGGTAACCCCTTCGGTCTGGGCCAGACTGCCACCTCCGGGATCGTCTCCGCACTTGGGCGCAGCGGCCTGAACCTGGAAGGGCTGGAAAACTTTATTCAGACCGACGCGTCTATTAACCGCGGTAACTCGGGTGGTGCCCTGCTCAACCTGAACGGTGAGCTTATTGGTATCAACACGGCGATCCTCGCCCCCGGCGGCGGCAGTATCGGGATTGGCTTTGCCATACCGAGCAATATGGCCAAAACCCTGTCTCAACAGCTCATTCAGTTTGGTGAAGTCAAACGTGGGCTGCTGGGCATCAAAGGGATGGAGATGAGCGCGGATATCGCCAAAGCCTTTAACGTCAACGTCCAGCGCGGCGCATTTGTCAGCGAAGTGCTGCCAAATTCCGGGTCGGCGAAAGCAGGCGTGAAATCCGGCGATGTCATCGTCAGCCTGAACGATAAACCGCTGAACAGCTTCGCAGAACTGCGTTCTCGCATTGCCACCACCGAGCCTGGCGCCAAAGTGAAACTCGGTTTGATTCGCGACGGCAAACCGCTGGACGTTGAAGTCACGCTGGATAAGAGCACCTCTTCTTCCGCCAGCGCCGAGCTGATCGCCCCGGCCCTGCAAGGCGCGACGTTGAGCGACGGCCAGCTCAAAGACGGCACGAAAGGCATTACTATTGATACCGTCGAGAAGAGCAGCCCTGCCGCACAGGCGGGATTGCATCAGGATGATGTCATCATCGGCGTGAACCGCACTCGCGTGCAATCTATTGCAGAAATGCGCAAGGTGCTGGAAAGTAAGCCAACGGTCATTGCCCTGCAGGTCATGCGTGGCAAAGAGACTATCTATATTTTATTGCGCTAA